From a single Solanum dulcamara chromosome 4, daSolDulc1.2, whole genome shotgun sequence genomic region:
- the LOC129885582 gene encoding 16 kDa phloem protein 2: MSMICGIQGQLLEVTVVSCNRLKDTEWISRQDPYVCLEYGSTKFRTRTCTDGGKTPTFQEKFVFTLIEGLREFNVVVWNSNTLTYDDLIGSGKIQLQKVLSMGYDDTAWPIQTKTGRHAGEVRLIMFYANANKPATSYAPPSYTAPQPHTHMYSVPPPIEAYQTPSPYPAYPPHSAAYPPTPYPPPQPTAYPPAYPPPSAYPPMSYPPVSAYPPMSYPPVSAYPPVSYPPPTHDYSYPPGPYLGTYPPQPY, encoded by the exons ATGTCAATGATATGTGGCATCCAAGGCCAACTTCTGGAAGTCACGG TGGTTTCTTGCAATAGATTAAAAGACACTGAATGGATTTCAAGGCAAGATCCCTATGTTTGTCTTGAATATGGTAGCACCAAATTTCGAACTCGTACTTGTACAG ATGGTGGGAAAACCCCCACATTTCAAGAGAAATTCGTGTTTACACTCATTGAAGGATTGCGAGAGTTTAATGTTGTGGTCTGGAATAGCAATACCCTTACTTATGATGATCTTATCGGAAGCGGAAA GATTCAACTACAGAAAGTTCTCTCAATGGGATATGATGATACTGCTTGGCCAATCCAGACCAAGACTGGCAG GCATGCAGGAGAAGTTCGGCTCATAATGTTCTATGCTAATGCCAAT AAGCCAGCAACAAGTTATGCTCCTCCATCATACACAGCACCACAGCCGCATACACATATGTACTCTGTTCCTCCACCAATAGAAGCTTATCAAACACCATCTCCGTATCCTGCATACCCGCCTCATTCAGCAGCATATCCACCAACACCTTATCCTCCTCCTCAACCAACTGCTTACCCTCCAGCTTATCCACCGCCTTCAGCATATCCTCCCATGTCTTATCCACCAGTTTCAGCATATCCTCCCATGTCTTATCCACCAGTTTCAGCATATCCTCCCGTGTCTTATCCACCACCAACACATGACTACTCTTATCCTCCAG GTCCATACCTGGGAACATATCCTCCGCAACCTTACTGA
- the LOC129885583 gene encoding cyclin-D3-1-like: MTIENNDHSFLSDVLYCEEEEEKWGDLLEDEEGVIINPLLLSSEGTTKSNSLLLLPLLLLEQDMFWEDEELLSLFTKEKETHCCFESFGNDPFLCSARVDVVEWILKVNAHYDFSALTAILAINYLDRFLSSLQYQKDKPWMIQLAAVTCLSLAAKVEETQVPLLLDFQVEDAKYVFEAKTIQRMELLVLSSLKWRMNPVTPLSFLDHIIRRLGLKTNVHWEFLRRCESLLISVMADCRFVRYMPSVLATAIMLHVIRQVEPCNAIDYQNQLLGVLKISKEKVNNCFELISEVSSKPIISHKRKYDENPSSPSGVIDPIYTSESSNDSWDLDLPLFKKSRVQEQQMKFGSSLSRVFVEAVGSPH; encoded by the exons atgacaaTAGAGAACAATGATCATTCTTTTCTTTCAGATGTTCTTTactgtgaagaagaagaagaaaaatgggGTGATTTGTTAGAGGATGAAGAAGGGGTTATTATTAACCCATTGTTGTTGTCTTCTGAAGGAACAACAAAATctaattctttattattattaccttTGCTTCTGTTGGAACAAGATATGTTTTGGGAAGATGAAGAGCTTCTTTCACTTTTcactaaagaaaaagaaacccaTTGTTGTTTTGAAAGTTTTGGGAATGACCCTTTTCTCTGTTCAGCtcgtgttgatgttgttgaatgGATTCTGAAAGTGAATGCTCATTATGATTTCTCTGCATTGACTGCCATTTTAGCCATTAATTACCTTGACAGGTTTCTTTCAAGCCTTCAGTATCAGAAAGATAAGCCATGGATGATTCAACTTGCTGCTGTCACCTGTCTTTCTTTAGCTGCTAAAGTTGAAGAAACTCAAGTTCCCCTTCTTTTGGACTTCCAA GTAGAGGATGCAAAATATGTGTTTGAGGCAAAGACTATACAAAGAATGGAGCTTCTGGTGCTGTCATCACTGAAATGGAGGATGAATCCAGTGACCCCACTTTCATTTCTTGATCATATTATAAGAAGGCTTGGGCTAAAGACCAATGTGCACTGGGAATTTCTCAGAAGATGTGAAAGTCTTCTTATCTCTGTCATGGCTG ATTGTAGATTCGTACGTTATATGCCTTCTGTATTGGCTACTGCAATTATGCTTCATGTTATTCGTCAAGTTGAACCTTGCAATGCTATTGACTACCAAAATCAATTACTTGGGGTTCTCAAAATTAGCAAG GAGAAAGTGAATAATTGCTTTGAACTCATTTCTGAAGTGTCTTCTAAGCCTATTATTTCACACAAGCGCAAGTATGATGAAAATCCAAGTAGCCCAAGTGGTGTAATTGATCCAATTTACACTTCAGAAAGCTCAAATGATTCATGGGATTTGGATTTGCCTCTGTTCAAGAAAAGCAGAGTTCAAGAACAACAAATGAAATTTGGATCATCATTGAGCAGAGTTTTTGTGGAAGCTGTTGGTAGTCCTCATTAA
- the LOC129884527 gene encoding uncharacterized protein LOC129884527 encodes MGRSFAHIIVVVLLVMVVAIVEATPPGIADQYPSHSHCSDDEIKQCKNLPHVCPKFCPNGCITECRSCKPICIDGPSLSPPYNPSPTSTSPKKVKCKNKNYVKCYNQEHTCPSTCPGTCQVDCVSCKPVCSCDKPGAVCQDPRFIGADGITFYFHGKKDRDFCLVSDSNIHINAHFIGKRNEKMKRDFTWVQAIGILYGTHKISIAAQKTTTWDDAIDRLSLNFDGESIVLPNHEGERWMSESGPTTYITRTSNNNEIVIEVENIFKITAKVVPITEKESKVHNYGITKDDCFAHLELGFKFFALSDEVSGVLGQTYRRNYVSRVKMGALMPVMGGVREFSVSELFNVDCSVAKFQSVNEINESSLNNVEMPSLRCNSGIYGHGVVCKR; translated from the exons atgggtCGATCATTTGCCCACATCATTGTTGTGGTTTTATTGGTAATGGTTGTAGCAATAGTAGAGGCTACTCCCCCTGGAATAGCTGACCAATATCCAAGCCATTCTCATTGCTCTGATGATGAGATCAAACAATGCAAAAATCTTCCACATGTTTGTCCCAAATTCTGTCCTAATGGCTGCATAACTGAGTGTCGTTCTTGTAAACCTATTTGCATCGATGGACCATCACTTTCACCTCCCTATAACCCTAGTCCTACATCAACATCTCCAAAGAAGGTTAAGTGCAAGAACAAGAATTATGTCAAATGTTATAATCAAGAACATACATGCCCTAGCACTTGCCCCGGTACTTGTCAAGTTGATTGCGTCTCTTGCAAACCTGTTTGTA GTTGTGACAAGCCGGGAGCAGTTTGCCAAGATCCACGTTTTATTGGTGCAGATGGAATTACTTTCTATTTCCACGGAAAGAAAGACAGAGATTTTTGCCTGGTCTCTGACTCTAACATCCACATTAATGCACACTTTATAGGAAAACGAAATGAGAAGATGAAAAGAGACTTCACTTGGGTTCAAGCCATCGGTATTCTTTATGGTACGCACAAGATCTCAATTGCAGCACAAAAGACAACAACGTGGGATGATGCCATTGATCGTCTTTCCCTTAACTTTGATGGTGAATCTATTGTTCTCCCAAACCACGAAGGGGAAAg GTGGATGTCTGAATCTGGACCAACAACATACATCACTCGAACTAGCAACAACAACGAAATTGTGATCGAAGTTGAAAACATTTTCAAGATTACAGCAAAGGTGGTGCCTATTACAGAGAAAGAATCTAAAGTTCATAATTATGGCATAACAAAAGATGATTGTTTTGCTCATCTTGAACTTGGATTCAAATTTTTTGCACTAAGTGATGAAGTGAGTGGTGTTTTGGGCCAAACTTATAGAAGGAATTATGTGAGCAGAGTGAAGATGGGTGCTTTGATGCCTGTAATGGGAGGCGTCAGAGAATTTTCAGTTTCAGAACTCTTTAACGTTGATTGCTCTGTCGCTAAGTTTCAATCAGTAAACGAAATCAACGAGAGTTCCTTGAATAATGTGGAGATGCCTAGCTTGAGATGCAACAGTGGAATTTATGGACATGGTGTTGTCTGCAAGCGCTAG
- the LOC129885585 gene encoding uncharacterized protein LOC129885585 → MARSFAHINNVVGLIVVFLVVVVAIAEATSPGIDNHPSHSHCSDDEIKQCKNLPHVCPKFCPNGCITECRSCKPICIDGPSPPPPYHLHPSKSPKKVKCKSKDKKHRKCYNQEHTCPSSCPGTCQVDCVSCKPVCSCDKPGAVCQDPRFIGADGITFYFHGKKDKDFCLVSDSNLHINGHFIGKRNENMKRDFTWVQAIGILYGNHKISIGAQKTATWDDAIDRLSLNFDGESILLPDNEGARCQSETGPTTSITRTSDTNEIIIEVENIFKITAKVVPITEEESQIHNYGITQDDCFAHLELGFKFFALSDEVSGVLGQTYRRSYVSRVKMGVLMPVMGGDKEFSASGLFNVDCSVTKFQAVNEINEGLLNNLELPNLKCSSGISGRGVVCKR, encoded by the exons ATGGCTCGTTCATTTGCCCACATTAATAATGTTGTGGGACTAATTGTGGTTTTCTTGGTAGTCGTTGTGGCAATAGCAGAAGCTACTTCACCTGGCATAGACAACCATCCAAGCCATTCTCATTGCTCTGATGATGAGATTAAACAATGCAAAAATCTTCCACATGTTTGTCCCAAATTCTGTCCTAATGGCTGCATAACCGAGTGTCGTTCTTGTAAGCCTATTTGCATTGATGGACCATCACCTCCACCTCCCTATCACCTTCATCCATCAAAATCCCCAAAGAAGGTTAAGTGCAAGAGCAAGGACAAGAAACATCGCAAATGCTACAATCAAGAACATACATGCCCTAGCTCTTGCCCTGGTACTTGTCAAGTTGATTGTGTCTCTTGCAAACCTGTTTGCA GTTGTGACAAGCCAGGAGCAGTTTGTCAAGATCCACGTTTCATTGGTGCGGATGGCATTACCTTCTACTTCCACGGCAAGAAGGACAAAGATTTTTGCTTGGTCTCAGACTCTAACCTTCACATCAATGGTCACTTCATAGGAAAACGAAACGAGAACATGAAGAGAGACTTCACTTGGGTTCAAGCTATCGGTATCCTATATGGTAATCACAAGATCTCCATTGGAGCACAAAAGACAGCTACATGGGATGATGCCATTGATCGTCTTTCCCTAAATTTTGATGGAGAATCTATCCTTCTCCCCGACAATGAAGGCGCAAg GTGTCAGTCTGAAACTGGACCAACGACCTCCATTACTCGAACAAGTGACACCAACGAAATTATAATCGAAGTTGAAAACATTTTCAAGATTACAGCAAAGGTGGTGCCTATTACAGAGGAAGAATCGCAAATTCATAACTATGGCATAACACAAGACGATTGTTTTGCTCATCTTGAACTTGGATTCAAATTTTTCGCGCTAAGTGATGAAGTGAGTGGTGTTCTGGGCCAAACTTATAGAAGGAGTTATGTGAGTAGAGTGAAAATGGGTGTTTTGATGCCTGTAATGGGAGGTGACAAAGAGTTTTCAGCTTCAGGACTCTTTAATGTTGATTGCTCTGTAACTAAGTTTCAAGCAGTAAATGAGATCAATGAGGGTTTGTTGAATAATTTGGAGCTGCCCAACTTGAAATGTAGCAGTGGAATTTCTGGACGGGGAGTCGTTTGCAAGCGCtaa
- the LOC129885584 gene encoding cyclase-like protein 2 isoform X2, whose protein sequence is MRVVCKLLVLAELLAVSAISLVFSSPNDAYPTGYGDEPGACVGSSDDLRPLRREVYEDGQIFDITHQFNPNTRMWDSDEGIGQFLTLLSSMKNGSDYNFSELRLGVHAGTHVDAPGHVYEEYYDAGFDVDSLDLRVLNGPALLVDVPRDKNLTADVMHSLHIPKGVKRVLFRTLNTDRRLMWKKAFDKSYVGFMKDGAQWLVDNTDIKLVGIDYLSVAAFDDLLPSHHVFLKSREIILVEGLKLDDIEAGLYTVHCLPLRLLGAEGSPIRCILIK, encoded by the exons atgaggGTTGTGTGTAAGTTGCTAGTATTAGCTGAGTTGCTGGCTGTAAGTGCAATATCACTCGTTTTTTCATCACCTAATGATGCATACCCAACTGGATATGGTGATGAACCGGGTGCTTGTGTTGGATCTAGTGATGATTTGAGACCTTTGAGGAGAGAGGTGTATGAAGATGGACAAATATTTGATATCACACACCAGTTCAACCCTAATACTCGTATGTGGGATTCTGATGAAGGAATTGGACAGTTTCTCACTCTTTTGTCGAGCATGAAGAATGGCTCTGATTACAACTTTTCGGAACTGAGATTAGGCGTTCATGCTGGCACTCATGTTGATGCACCAGGACATGTTTATGAGGAGTACTATGATGCAGGGTTTGATGTTGATTCCCTTGACCTTAGAGTTCTCAATG GTCCTGCATTGCTAGTTGATGTTCCGAGAGACAAGAACTTAACTG CGGATGTTATGCATTCCTTGCATATTCCCAAGGGAGTCAAACGAGTACTTTTCAGGACACTAAACACTGACAG GCGTCTTATGTGGAAAAAGGCATTCGACAAAAGCTATGTTGGATTCATGAAGGATGGAGCACAGTGGCTAGTGGATAACACTGACATCAAACTTGTTG GAATTGATTACTTATCGGTTGCTGCATTCGATGATTTGCTTCCTTCCCATCACGTTTTCCTGAAAAGCAGG GAGATTATTCTTGTGGAAGGGCTGAAGCTGGATGATATAGAAGCTGGCTTATACACTGTACACTGTTTGCCCCTAAGGTTGCTTGGTGCAGAGGGATCACCTATTAGATGTATACTGATTAAGTAA
- the LOC129885584 gene encoding cyclase-like protein 2 isoform X1, whose amino-acid sequence MRVVCKLLVLAELLAVSAISLVFSSPNDAYPTGYGDEPGACVGSSDDLRPLRREVYEDGQIFDITHQFNPNTRMWDSDEGIGQFLTLLSSMKNGSDYNFSELRLGVHAGTHVDAPGHVYEEYYDAGFDVDSLDLRVLNGPALLVDVPRDKNLTADVMHSLHIPKGVKRVLFRTLNTDRRLMWKKAFDKSYVGFMKDGAQWLVDNTDIKLVGIDYLSVAAFDDLLPSHHVFLKSRWQLWWLLWKDEEKEEKREKREEEREREKLIKKNEGLVIFYVVVTWQ is encoded by the exons atgaggGTTGTGTGTAAGTTGCTAGTATTAGCTGAGTTGCTGGCTGTAAGTGCAATATCACTCGTTTTTTCATCACCTAATGATGCATACCCAACTGGATATGGTGATGAACCGGGTGCTTGTGTTGGATCTAGTGATGATTTGAGACCTTTGAGGAGAGAGGTGTATGAAGATGGACAAATATTTGATATCACACACCAGTTCAACCCTAATACTCGTATGTGGGATTCTGATGAAGGAATTGGACAGTTTCTCACTCTTTTGTCGAGCATGAAGAATGGCTCTGATTACAACTTTTCGGAACTGAGATTAGGCGTTCATGCTGGCACTCATGTTGATGCACCAGGACATGTTTATGAGGAGTACTATGATGCAGGGTTTGATGTTGATTCCCTTGACCTTAGAGTTCTCAATG GTCCTGCATTGCTAGTTGATGTTCCGAGAGACAAGAACTTAACTG CGGATGTTATGCATTCCTTGCATATTCCCAAGGGAGTCAAACGAGTACTTTTCAGGACACTAAACACTGACAG GCGTCTTATGTGGAAAAAGGCATTCGACAAAAGCTATGTTGGATTCATGAAGGATGGAGCACAGTGGCTAGTGGATAACACTGACATCAAACTTGTTG GAATTGATTACTTATCGGTTGCTGCATTCGATGATTTGCTTCCTTCCCATCACGTTTTCCTGAAAAGCAGG TGGCAACTGTGGTGGTTGTTGTGGAAGGATgaggagaaagaagaaaaaagagaaaagagagaagaagagagagaaagagaaaaactaattaaaaaaaatgaagggTTGGTAATTTTTTACGTGGTAGTGACGTGGCAATGA
- the LOC129885587 gene encoding uncharacterized protein LOC129885587 — protein MARSFAHINNVVGLIVVFLVVVVAIAEATSPGIDNHPSHSHCSDDEIKQCKNLPHVCPKFCPNGCITECRSCKPICIDGPSPPPPYHLHPSKSPKKVKCKSKDKKHRKCYNQEHTCPSSCPGTCQVDCVSCKPVCSCDKPGAVCQDPRFIGADGITFYFHGKKDKDFCLVSDSNLHINGHFIGKRNENMKRDFTWVQAIGILYGNHKISIGAQKTATWDDAIDRLSLNFDGESILLPDNEGARWQSETGPTTSITRTSDTNEIIIEVENIFKITAKVVPITEEESQIHNYGITQDDCFAHLELGFKFFALSDEVSGVLGQTYRRSYVSRVKMGVLMPVMGGDKEFSASGLFNVDCSVTKFQAVNEINEGLLNNLELPNLKCSSGISGRGVVCKR, from the exons ATGGCTCGTTCATTTGCCCACATTAATAATGTTGTGGGACTAATTGTGGTTTTCTTGGTAGTCGTTGTGGCAATAGCAGAAGCTACTTCACCTGGCATAGACAACCATCCAAGCCATTCTCATTGCTCTGATGATGAGATTAAACAATGCAAAAATCTTCCACATGTTTGTCCCAAATTCTGTCCTAATGGCTGCATAACCGAGTGTCGTTCTTGTAAGCCTATTTGCATTGATGGACCATCACCTCCACCTCCCTATCACCTTCATCCATCAAAATCCCCAAAGAAGGTTAAGTGCAAGAGCAAGGACAAGAAACATCGCAAATGCTACAATCAAGAACATACATGCCCTAGCTCTTGCCCTGGTACTTGTCAAGTTGATTGTGTCTCTTGCAAACCTGTTTGCA GTTGTGACAAGCCAGGAGCAGTTTGTCAAGATCCACGTTTCATTGGTGCGGATGGCATTACCTTCTACTTCCACGGCAAGAAGGACAAAGATTTTTGCTTGGTCTCAGACTCTAACCTTCACATCAATGGTCACTTCATAGGAAAACGAAACGAGAACATGAAGAGAGACTTCACTTGGGTTCAAGCTATCGGTATCCTATATGGTAATCACAAGATCTCCATTGGAGCACAAAAGACAGCTACATGGGATGATGCCATTGATCGTCTTTCCCTAAATTTTGATGGAGAATCTATCCTTCTCCCCGACAATGAAGGCGCAAg GTGGCAGTCTGAAACTGGACCAACGACCTCCATTACTCGAACAAGTGACACCAACGAAATTATAATCGAAGTTGAAAACATTTTCAAGATTACAGCAAAGGTGGTGCCTATTACAGAGGAAGAATCGCAAATTCATAACTATGGCATAACACAAGACGATTGTTTTGCTCATCTTGAACTTGGATTCAAATTTTTCGCGCTAAGTGATGAAGTGAGTGGTGTTCTGGGCCAAACTTATAGAAGGAGTTATGTGAGTAGAGTGAAAATGGGTGTTTTGATGCCTGTAATGGGAGGTGACAAAGAGTTTTCAGCTTCAGGACTCTTTAATGTTGATTGCTCTGTAACTAAGTTTCAAGCAGTAAATGAGATCAATGAGGGTTTGTTGAATAATTTGGAGCTGCCCAACTTGAAATGTAGCAGTGGAATTTCTGGACGGGGAGTCGTTTGCAAGCGCtaa